A window from Peromyscus eremicus chromosome 1, PerEre_H2_v1, whole genome shotgun sequence encodes these proteins:
- the LOC131904337 gene encoding zinc finger and SCAN domain-containing protein 4-like produces MASQHNNFFKLQSPESGLVLDNRNFFPSQDTSLQWEEDICNFSTAQLNFPTNDNGYCAKQELQAMWKWFTSWLKPEKRSKEQMISQLVLAEFLKTGHYKVKSALKEKWESNGRNLGRFMEDLTDECLKPPIMVIHTSMQGQEALFSKNMSLEETNNLLKEQQSARSSIQESTRTPLPIPQDMLLTTGHEDSEDSQNNGWSNSDVNDGDSSPGNEMDSLSLIQQVQFNEPKDRSVSDGNPLDLSRTSQVTSRYQEEFHRGTSSEDVPMEVQPEITSSPEQTEDCQNPDASSTPGRRQKRPLRDSKTYKCEECPRTFKYPSRLAAHQRIHKKQKSFVCKTCHKGFYTRSDLRVHKVIHQENKPFKCSTCGKSFSNQTNLKAHERIHTGEKPYTCSLCNRSFRQSSTYHRHRRNCHKAD; encoded by the exons ATGGCTTCACAGCACAACAACTTCTTTAAACTCCAGTCACCAGAAAGTGGCCTTGTGTTAGACAACAGGAACTTCTTTCCAAGCCAGGATACTTCCCTACAGTGGGAAGAAGATATCTGTAACTTCTCAACTGCTCAGCTCAACTTTCCCACAAATGACAATGGTTACTGTGCAAAGCAGGAACTGCAAGCAATGTGGAAGTGGTTTACCTCCTGGTTGAAGCCAGAAAAGCGTAGCAAGGAGCAGAtgatttctcagctggtcttggctGAGTTTCTCAAAACTGGACACTACAAGGTCAAGTCTGCCTTGAAAGAGAAGTGGGAATCAAATGGCAGAAACCTGGGGAGATTCATGGAGGATCTGACTGATGAGTGCTTGAAGCCTCCCATCATGGTGA ttcacacctccatgcaggGGCAGGAAGCCCTCTTTTCTAAGAACATGTCTTTAGAAGAAACCAACAACCTTCTAAAAGAGCAGCAATCAGCAAGAAGTTCAATACAAGAGAGTACAAGGACACCCTTGCCAATCCCCCAAGACATGTTATTGACAACAG gacatgaagacTCGgaagatagccaaaacaatggCTGGAGCAATAGTGATGTAAATGATGGGGATAGTAGTCCTGGAAATGAGATGGACTCCCTTTCCCTTATCCAACAAGTTCAGTTTAATGAACCTAAAGACAGAAGTGTTTCTGATGGAAATCCTCTGGATTTaagcagaacaagtcaagtcACCTCTAGGTATCAGGAAGAATTTCATAGAGGAACTTCTTCTGAAgatgtccctatggaggtacaaCCAGAGATTACCTCCAGTCCAGAGCAGACAGAAGACTGCCAGAATCCTGATGCAAGCTCCACACCTGGGCGTCGTCAAAAGAGACCCCTCAGAGACTCAAAGACATACAAATGTGAGGAATGTCCCAGAACCTTTAAATATCCCAGTAGACTTGCCGCCCACCAGAGAATACACAAGAAGCAAAAGTCATTTGTCTGTAAAACATGTCATAAGGGCTTCTATACTCGCTCAGACCTGAGAGTACATAAGGTcatacaccaggaaaataaaccttTCAAATGTAGTACATGTGGAAAGTCTTTCAGCAATCAAACCAATCTGAAAGCTcatgagaggattcacacaggagagaagccctacacctgctccctgtGTAACCGTAGCTTCCGCCAGTCATCCACATACCACCGTCACCGGAGGAATTGCCACAAAGCAGACTGA
- the LOC131902732 gene encoding LOW QUALITY PROTEIN: vomeronasal type-1 receptor 1-like (The sequence of the model RefSeq protein was modified relative to this genomic sequence to represent the inferred CDS: deleted 1 base in 1 codon) produces the protein MLLNLVISGEKNMVPENLPMGILFFSPTAIGILGNWSVLLPYIMSVFTGKSLMPKDQILSHLILANSLVIISRVIPHIMVQLGLRYLLGDLLCKLTLYSNRVARAISLHCTCLLSCFQAITISPSNSRWMKLKHRVSKYMARSCSLSWLVHLLLNSKTAIDVIGPDTNKNFTKKVKLGYCSAFVASNLVTVLCLLLHCFIDGLYLGLMVWTSDFMMRILYRHKIQLQHIHSAQHSLRVSPEDRATKTILTLVCTFVLSYSMSFILVIYNVAFDNPSLWIINIFTFLDTFFPTFCPFILIRNNKSGTKNHFPCCRRR, from the exons ATGCTGTTAAATTTGGTTATCTCAGGTGAAAAGAACATGGTTCCTGAGAACTTGCCAATGgggattcttttt ttttctccaaCAGCTATTGGGATTCTTGGCAACTGGTCAGTTCTTCTTCCATATATCATGTCTGTATTCACTGGAAAAAGTCTGATGCCCAAAGACCAGATTTTAAGTCATTTGATTCTAGCCAATtccttggtcattatctcaagaGTAATTCCTCACATAATGGTACAGCTGGGCTTGCGATATCTCCTGGGTGACCTTTTATGTAAACTCACTCTCTACAGTAATCGAGTGGCCCGGGCCATTTCCCTGCACTGCACCTGCCTCTTGAGTTGCTTCCAAGCAATCACAATCAGCCCCAGCAACTCCAGGTGGATGAAGCTTAAACACAGAGTCTCCAAGTACATGGCTCGGTCCTGCTCACTGAGCTGGCTTGTGCATCTGCTCCTAAACAGCAAAACAGCTATAGATGTGATTGGACCTGATACGAACAAAAACTTCACCAAGAAAGTCAAGTTGGGGTACTGCTCGGCGTTTGTTGCTAGCAATCTTGTAACTGTGCTATGTCTGTTATTGCATTGTTTCATTGATGGTCTGTATTTGGGTCTCATGGTTTGGACCAGTGACTTCATGATGCGCATCCTCTACAGGCACAAGATTCAGCTACAACATATTCACAGTGCCCAGCATTCTCTCAGAGTCTCCCCTGAAGACAGAGCCACAAAAACCATCTTGACCCTTGTCTGTACCTTTGTCCTCTCCTATTCAATGTCCTTCATATTAGTTATCTATAATGTGGCATTTGACAATCCAAGTCTGTGGATAATCAACATATTTACATTCCTAGACACATTTTTTCCCACATTTTGCCCCTTCATCCTCATCCGTAATAACAAATCTGGTACAAAGAATCATTTTCCCTGCTGTAGGAGAAGGTAA